One genomic segment of Bacteroidales bacterium includes these proteins:
- a CDS encoding STAS domain-containing protein has product MLEVIKVDTKHLVHFKNVRRLNCKNSEKVKKQLSPFVEKQNSELTINLEGINFIDSSGFVTLISLLNTANKNNCKLEISNVNSEVLELFELLKLNDIFSLNQN; this is encoded by the coding sequence ATGTTAGAAGTTATAAAGGTCGATACAAAACATCTTGTACATTTTAAAAATGTTCGAAGATTAAATTGTAAAAATTCAGAAAAAGTTAAAAAACAACTTTCTCCTTTTGTTGAGAAGCAAAATAGCGAATTAACAATAAACCTTGAAGGAATAAATTTTATCGACAGTTCGGGATTTGTAACTCTGATTTCTTTATTAAATACAGCTAATAAAAATAACTGTAAACTTGAAATCAGTAATGTTAATTCCGAGGTATTAGAACTTTTTGAACTCCTAAAATTAAATGATATTTTCTCTCTGAACCAAAATTAG